CCCCCTGGAATTGACAGAAAAGTACACCTCTGGCAAAAGATGAAAGAAAATTGGGAAGGCAAACAGCACAAATCTAAAATTCACCCAATCATAGGCCAAAATATACATTTGCATGCACATTTtcccaataaagtccttttttggGAAACTCACTTTACATGGACAATCTCTCTTTAAAAAAACGCTATACATGCAAATatatatcccaccgataataccgggtcaaaataatACAACCGGGATAATTTTTTGTCCCCTGGGTGTGCATGTTTTTTTATGCTATACGTCCGAGGATTTGGCATACCAGTTTTCCCAAGGACCTATATATATGCACTGTCTTGCATTATGTTCTCATAAAGTAGCCTATACTTTTATTCAGAGTACAAGTATTCGCTGTAGATgttatgatgtaacaggattaactaccataatgCTTTTGGAATACATCATACTTCACTAGTATGTTCACGCTGTACTTctgtattgaaccatagatgtcaaagaacatggATAATCgtatttctatagaatattcataccATCCCGATTACTCGCACCTTTAagattaatatctttgaaaagagtggtattgtattcaatctatacatctaggtgatgagtgcaacctgcttgtaatgcagggcgatatattccaaatctgttttaacctattgctatggtagttaatcctgttacatcatcacatcTACAGCGAATACATATCAAAGTATCACAGGTCACAGGCACCCCCTCCTATTCTGATCTCATGCCAAGGACTTGCCCAGGATGTGCCCAAGGACTTGCCTACGATGTTTCAAATTTGGTCTTCGGAAAAGTAGATATAAGAGAATGAGCAGAGTGCGAGTGTCTGATTATGTCTGCCAAATGTATGTTTTAGAAATGTATTTCTGTACAAattgaaatgatcacaataccaaatataaataaaattgcCCCAAAGCTTTATTTTTTCTCTCAACATTTTacattcaaatatttttgatacattGTAGTAAAGAGACATTTCTTTCATATGCCTTTGTATTCATTCAGATTACTGAGCCATGTAGGGTAGTAGTGACATCTGTAACGTTTGGAAATGGCAAAATCTACATGAAGCACTTAACATGTACATGTTCATAATGAACTTTAATTTTACATGCAATTTGCAAAATAGGCTGGCAACACAAATTGTGATACATAGATCTGGGTAagataaaacacacacacacatgaatGATATAATTACCAGATGCTTGGTGATTTAACTGTACAGAAATTTACATTGAtgagaaaaaaatatattgcaaaaTGGCTCAGGTGGATATATGATAcattataaataaaacaaatgttgTTCATTTGTAATCATATTGTGGTTACAAAATGTTCCAACCACAGCCACATTTACAATCTGGTTAAATTAATATGATAGAAGTtgtgaaaataaatgtaaattaaatatataataatacataTTATAAAGTTTGTACTGCATAACTTTGAAGTGCGTCACCGTGGTGACTGGTTAACTGGTTCTTTGATATAGGTAAGAAAGTGTATTCATAGTCGTACTATTTGCAATTGGCACATAAAAATTACCTTTCTGGCATTGCCCTTACTTACAGAACTAATTAAGATGGATCTTTTCCATCAAATTCAAAGTGTATTTACACAATCTTTTAATTTTATAATAAGCAGACCAAAATATGTAATTAATCCCCTTGCCCATCTACACTTTCCTTTTAACTGTACTGCAAtcactaaagtagctcatattgCAGTGAATTCTTTTCcttgctttttgttttcagtgtggcAGTGTTCAAATGCATATTTACAAAGATGTCAGTGCAAATGCAACTGATAACCCAAAgaagattttttaaattattacttattatttattACCCAAAATTCAAGACTGGATATCTACCTTTTTTCTCCAACACACTACTTCAACCTACATCACATTACTTGCATATTAATCCAATTGGGTCTTTGTACATGTAGCGCTTAATTCAAGAGATCCGCATTCCCATTGAACAAAAAAATCATACTACACACTATTACAGTTGTATGTgttccaattaacttagacacaaAGTTTTAATTGATTACTTGACCAGGTTACTTAAAAATGTGATCATGTTTTCTTTTCACTGAATCTATTTATATCTATTTATAGTGACACCTTCTGCATATTGTCTTGGGTATAATTAGACTTTATATTCACTGGAGGGACATGAAAACTAGCAATTCATCCTGATATATTAATTACCTCAATTTTTTCATGAGAACAAACAAGGCCTGCACCGGGTCTCGAACTGGTATCGCCAAAGGCCAATAAACCAGAGTCTAATTCTTTGAGATTGAAATTGAATCGAAAGAACATTCAAACATGTGTGGCTACTATTGAAAATGGGAACACATGTTATGTCCCAAGTCGTAATGTTCTTAACATTTTTCTTTCATGAAATTTTTAAAGATCAAAACAGTTTTCAATAACACAATAAAAAAGTTAACTGAACACATAATATATAGATTGCTGCCACCCATATAATCCCTTTGAATCCATTCTCAATATGGCATATTGACCCCTTAAAATTCCTAAAGACATATGCTGCTAGGAAATGTACATCACTTTTACACAATCAATCTACAAatctataaaataaaacaatgctaAAGCGTTTCTTTAGTTTCAATCTCTATTTTCCTGTCCAATTGTCAAATctgttatttttctttataaaaaaatgcacattttgtacAATGCCCCTTAAtattcatttatattttttgacAAGTAAGTTGTCAGGCATAATGAATGATCCCTTTTTAAATGGGTTTTGTCACAAAATTACTACAAATAAAGACATACAAAAAATGCTAATATTTAACAAATTACATTTACACAAGGTCTATTCCTTAAATCCCATTTACCAATTCCAAGAGGTACATTTAGTATCATGCACAAGGTGGACTCAATTTACAACATATTTTATTTTGGTGTGAATCTGATCTGAAGTGAGAGACAACAATGTATTGTTGTTGGGTCTACAATAATGTAGACATTAGGTCATAACGAACAAAAAGTTTTTCCCTGAAAACTTTCTTTTCACAAGCCATGCTAGGTAACCAAATAACTTTGCCtacatttcaatatttttgtttgttaaatCAAATGTTAACAGATTCTATCAACAGAAGTCCATATCCACTTGCCCAGTTTGGTACAGTGTCAGTTATTATATAATTACATTGTTTCAGAGACAAAACTACTGATAAAGACCTTCAACAAACTGGGTATAAAATCAAACCAGTGTGACAAATGACTCCATTAAATTTTAGATAAAAATTAAAAACCATGATAAATCTATTCAATGATTATTGCAACATTTCAACCACGTCACAATCATTAGATTCATCATGTCAAGCGGATTCCTGTTATCAGCTCTGGTATTCAAACCTTGGACCCATTCTATCATAAGCTATAACAAGTGCTACATTCGACCTAATAAGTGCCTCTCTACTAATAAGCACCTCCTACAATTTTCCAAGTGACACCTGTCAGAAGCATTCCCTTTTCAAAGCACCTTTATAAATAAATTCCATCAAATGTCAACATAACATCACCATCTGAACCTTCCTGCTAGACAATTTTGACTTCGGACACGCTTTACATTATTAATTCCCAATTTTGACTTATAAAGCTTAAGCAACGTTAGCACCTAAGGAGCTTATCAGGTCAGATATATTCTATACAATGATAGGCTCCTGTCATGAGAAGAAAAGATCAGGGTAAAATTATTCCTAAAATGTTAACATCCTGAAAGCAATGATATCAGACCCTGGCATTTGTGCATGGGCCAGCAATCCTATAAGGTTTCCCAGTGATTATGTAAGGTTTCCCACTGGTACCACATTCATTGCCATACAGTTGTATTGTTTACTTGTACATAAGGTATATATGCAGGTGTAATATAAAAGCACCTGTAGAGAGATGGACAATCCACCTGTTGTTTAATATCAATGATGATATATTTTGCCATCGTATGATTAGGAGCAGTCATGTTAAAATGCATATAATTCACTTGAAAATTCTAGTTCTGTTTAATATACTCCCAACAAAGCAGGGTCCTGCATCACATCAAAGGTTTGTCAGATGATACTAATCATAAATATTAATCTTTAAGCTGCAATTATCGTACTTGGTTAGGTATAATTAGGTGAATGAAATGACACCAATGTATAAGGTTACATGTATAAGTTTTATGGTTGATGTGATGCTGATATACAATGTAATAATGAATGGGTGTGTGGTACAATTACGCCAAGCGACTATAATCTATGGATAAAATTAATTATCCTTTTTAAATATCAGGATAATATACCGTTAGCATCTCCCTCATGTACAGTTATATTATTACTTGTAAAAGATTTATGACTTTATGTAAAAGTAAATAGAAAACTTGAGGTACAGTGTATGTTTAATTATGTGCATTTTCCACCATGTTTCCTCTTGTGATTATGGCACATCATTTTTTACGCAGATGCTTTTTTCACTTGAATGAAATTAATAAgcgaaatttaaaataaatatatttagagCTTACTTTGTGAACACCAATGTGACAGAATTGCTCTACATGTAAAATATAAATGAGCAACAAGACAAGGAGACCACACATAATATtgtcatgttgaatctttcttgaaattttgttttgcaaacatGAAAACTGTCACCTTTTACTTTACTCTACAAACAGAAATGTCATCATTATAAAGCTTGCAATACATTTAAAATTCTCCCGGCTATTCTTGTATCATTGCAATATTTGCACACTATttaaaatagtaaaataattAGCAATAAATTTGCTATTAAAAATGCTCAAAAAGATAATTAGAAATCATTATTCATCACAGATATATATCAGGTGCTTAGCGGCCTCAAATATAATATACAAATtccattttaaatagatatacaAATTGTTACCaaaattactggtatcatttggtattcaaaatattaaattggCCCAAATTGAAATTAAAGGGACTTTCACAGATctgtcaaaaacaaaataataccaTAATATAGCTTATTCATTTTAGGGTTAGTTTTAACTATATAAGTTAATATTCCAAAGCTCATTTGACAGATCTGTGAATGTCCTTTTAAATTAAAATCCTCCATACAAGATATTGGAACAAAATGCACTGATAATAATTGATATAAATTTGACTTTATCATAGCAATCCTAAAGCGAAGTTGCGTATTACATCAGGTGCAGCAGCGTCAAAGCCGACTATATCCATCATGCCCGCATCCTTGGGATCTGCTAATGTGAAACCATTGGATGTCATGGCAACCACGATGAGCTTGGCATCGATACCCGTCTCCTTACGGTAGCTCCTCAGTGCTTCGGCTGGTTGGATGTTCCCTGCCCACGTCTCACAGTCAGTGTAAATGATGAAAACATCCACAGAGATTTTCTTTTGGCGTGCGTATATCATGGGTTGGGCGCAGTCTGTGGCACCCATTGGAATCTGAAATAAAACCAACATATTTGTTGTGAATTCAATGAGAGGTTTATTACATTACAATCCTACTTGTCAATTGTCATTGTGTTGTTTATAGTTCGCTAGGACTGCAAACCTTGCTAAAAAAATTCAGATACAATGTGTGGTGTACATCATGTTATATTTAATCTTCTCCTACATGTATGAGAGTACATTACTCGGGAGCATTTGTGTACAATGTATGTGATGTTATTGCTTATGCCCTGTGTAGCCAATTATGGGTTCAGAAATAACCTAATTGAGACAATTGGCTTTATGGCCACAAAACAATGCCCCACAAGGAAAAATGTACCAAAGGGCATTAGAAATTGCTGTAAATTGATTGGCCCAAAAACAATGTCTCCAGGGGGTCTATCCTGTAGAGTTGTTCTGTGATGTGTGGTCCCATTATATTGCTAATGGCATGTGGAGCCAATCACTGGGTTCAGGTGCAACCTTATGGAAATAATTTTGCTCCATACAGAAAAAGGACACAGTGGGAAGAAACATACATGTGTGATCTTCAGTAGGGAGGGTATTTGCGTAGTGTGTTGTGGCTGTGATACCCATATTCAGGATTCTATCTATAATGTATGTGAGCAATAATAGGACTCAAGCTGACCACCTAGCATTCCAAGCAATATCAGGTCTTGCTATCCATCACAAAATGGAGAGAATAATATTAACATGTTTTTCACTAAAAAGTTGTAAAATGCCACCTACTTCAATACTGGTCATTTTGTAAGGTATAGCTACAACAATTAGTTAATTATGGTGACTATGTGGTTACGCTGTGTCAATGATGTCGCAGGCTATAATTGCCCCACTACGGATGGAGTAGCCTATGCTTACATAGGCTGAATAAGACTAATGCCCTCTGTGTATGACGTCCATGTCCCAAATTAACAAAAGGTCTTAACTGAACATGTGCATATTGTGTGTGTGAGTGATACCCTTGCTTTTCTTGTACTTTTATATacaataaatatcatcaaatcttACATTGCTACAAATCCTGATAACTTCATCCATCCTCATCTTCTCATTGATTGGTATATCCACCAGCCTGTTTGAAAATGCCACCAGATGATGGCGCTTCTCTGTGCGCATTGTGACCATTGTCATGGCAGCAGCAGCCTCCCGTGCCGTTACATTGCGTGCTCCATTGACACCGCTGCAACTCATGGACCCACTCACATCAACTGCTAAAAGGAAACGTTTTCCTGTTGGTTCTACAAACTGAAATTggaatttgaaaaaataatacaagttTGTACATATTACAAATAAGGGATTATTATCCTAGAAGCTTAATTTTCCATTTCCTATTACTTTCTGTCAATGTATGTGCAATTATATATAACCATGCTAGAAAGTACAAGGTgtcaaaaatcagaaaaaaacaatatcaaaaaatgttaaaataatgatTGTTTTAGGGTAGTAGATGCAACCAAAATGTGTGTTTAGGTTATTATGGATGCCCTGGCAAAGACTTGTTTATGGTTCATTTTGAAAGTGCATGCATGAGCAATTGAGCACGATATCCCCTTCAGAATACACCCACTGGCCTTTCATACAACACACATACCTTGAAAGACTTGTAGAAAGCATCATCTAAGGCATTGAGAACAGTTTGCTCTGGCTCCCATGTCAGTTTCCCCTTGTCTCCTTTCTTAGCCTTATATGTCTTGTAGGCAAGCAGGATACTGAATGGGTGGATGCGAGCTTTCTTGAGACGCTCGTCACTCTGTAGACGTTCACACACCAGGTTGGCCTCATCTGAGAGTGGAGCTAAGAGTTCAATTGAGGACATTTTGCCAAGGTTTCTGATCATTGCTGTCATAGGCATCTGTTGTAAAAGGCTGCGCCAGATCTGTCCAGGAATACAAACACAATAATGTTATGGTTACACAGATATCAGATATATTGAgacaatcagagatatggtaagaatggtcAGTAGGGCTAAATGGGGACTAAATAAGGTTTAAAGAGCTAAGATATCTAAAATTAACCAGTCAGAAGCATTATAAAAAGGCAATATAGTACCCATGGGGTTAACTCTTTTGGAACTTAAATAATTCATAGAAAGATTTTAGTACCAGCCAATTTGAAGTTGAActcacaattattgtataattttcatacactcttagaaccacattGCCAATCAGAATATGCCCTTAGAAAAATATGCAGAGTGCATGAATATTGCATAATGTGTATGTACTATGTGCAGTGCGTTCACATCTTCCAGGATTTATTAATTTCTCTTGCAAAGGTAGACTAGATGCATTGTCAATTGATGTATGTAATTgttcaaatttgctgaaattctTAGTACATATGTATTTGTTCGCAAAAAGTGCAGATTCTTTGTCTTATCACTTGTTGCTCACAAAATTGAACTCAATCATGCATGCACGCTGAAATGTTGGTGAGTCTAATGCACTTCCCCTGCGGGTCTCGTACATTAGACTCATCAACATCAGATGTGCAGCGTGCATGCATTAATGAGTCCAACTTTGTGAGCAACAAGTGATAACGCATTCATCAGCCTAAAAATCAATTGTGTGAACCATTTTGACAATCATAAACATTTGCAAACAGGATTCCCTCCCTACTACAGAGGTATCAAAAAGCATAGATTGATACATTCAAATTGGCTTTACTTGTTTGGAATCAAACTACTTACCAGCCcttgaattaaggatctgaaggggcatggcaacttttttagggcaagttgataattgccttggattttcacagaAAAGGCAaagcagcacggcagtttgtaatatttcaagagggcatcatggcaattgttgaaaatatgagaagggcaccaaggcaatttctcaaaagtgaagaaaacacacacaaacatagattgatgattttataatgaaggggcagggttggggcaccgacggcaacttcattagagggcacggcaagtgactgccttgggtaaaggacatattttgtgagggcattacggcagtggggatgggcacccacggcaaaatgctatgggtgccgtgggttaattcgagggctgctacTTACATCTTTCTCTTTGAGGAATTTGGTTGGTATGTGTTCCCTGACAAGGTTGTGTTCTTCAATGAGTGTCATGATTTCTGTTTGATCATCCGACACTTTGGCATCTTCCACAGCTCGTAGTAGCATCATCACAGACTTCTGTCTATCATTGGGTTCTTCTATCTTACCAAATTCTTCCAACAATGCTTTCTTCCCTTTGGCAATGTATTTCAATACCAGTGATGTGGCTGTGAtgagaaacaaaatgaaatgttgTGTGGTTCAATTCAAGCAAATATTTTGTCCATGTTGGTACAAGTTTCCTTAAATCTTACTCAATCCTTATTG
Above is a genomic segment from Amphiura filiformis chromosome 17, Afil_fr2py, whole genome shotgun sequence containing:
- the LOC140138135 gene encoding RNA-binding protein RO60-like isoform X1, which produces MWKFIQSLSGAASEEVTMGDQKPGQQVPASEDQVCNSAGGYVWPVSDMNRLRRFMVLGTEGGTYYIQSKDLGLENIDCIQKLIDDGLGEEVVKEIVKFSVEGRAAKQNPIMLALVQCARCTDMKTKKAAYDALSKVCRIPTHLFQFIEYSEKFSEGTGWGRAQRRAISRWYNNKKPNDLAYQITKYRKRNGWTHRDVLRLAHVKPENDATSLVLKYIAKGKKALLEEFGKIEEPNDRQKSVMMLLRAVEDAKVSDDQTEIMTLIEEHNLVREHIPTKFLKEKDIWRSLLQQMPMTAMIRNLGKMSSIELLAPLSDEANLVCERLQSDERLKKARIHPFSILLAYKTYKAKKGDKGKLTWEPEQTVLNALDDAFYKSFKFVEPTGKRFLLAVDVSGSMSCSGVNGARNVTAREAAAAMTMVTMRTEKRHHLVAFSNRLVDIPINEKMRMDEVIRICSNIPMGATDCAQPMIYARQKKISVDVFIIYTDCETWAGNIQPAEALRSYRKETGIDAKLIVVAMTSNGFTLADPKDAGMMDIVGFDAAAPDVIRNFALGLL
- the LOC140138135 gene encoding RNA-binding protein RO60-like isoform X2, yielding MGDQKPGQQVPASEDQVCNSAGGYVWPVSDMNRLRRFMVLGTEGGTYYIQSKDLGLENIDCIQKLIDDGLGEEVVKEIVKFSVEGRAAKQNPIMLALVQCARCTDMKTKKAAYDALSKVCRIPTHLFQFIEYSEKFSEGTGWGRAQRRAISRWYNNKKPNDLAYQITKYRKRNGWTHRDVLRLAHVKPENDATSLVLKYIAKGKKALLEEFGKIEEPNDRQKSVMMLLRAVEDAKVSDDQTEIMTLIEEHNLVREHIPTKFLKEKDIWRSLLQQMPMTAMIRNLGKMSSIELLAPLSDEANLVCERLQSDERLKKARIHPFSILLAYKTYKAKKGDKGKLTWEPEQTVLNALDDAFYKSFKFVEPTGKRFLLAVDVSGSMSCSGVNGARNVTAREAAAAMTMVTMRTEKRHHLVAFSNRLVDIPINEKMRMDEVIRICSNIPMGATDCAQPMIYARQKKISVDVFIIYTDCETWAGNIQPAEALRSYRKETGIDAKLIVVAMTSNGFTLADPKDAGMMDIVGFDAAAPDVIRNFALGLL